In Streptomyces sp. NBC_00433, a single genomic region encodes these proteins:
- a CDS encoding YbjN domain-containing protein, which produces MAAAGRVVEQVLRESDLPCESPRPGTYVTQLPGTNKLSTTCQLIVGRHTLSVNAFVVRRPDENHEAFYRWLLERNLRLYGVTYAIDHLGDVYLSGRLPLAAVTADEVDRLLGSVLENSDGAFNVLLELGFASSIRREYAWRMSRGESTRNLAAFTHLTGEDD; this is translated from the coding sequence ATGGCGGCCGCGGGCCGCGTGGTCGAGCAGGTGCTGCGCGAGTCGGACCTGCCGTGCGAGTCGCCGCGCCCCGGCACGTACGTCACCCAGCTGCCCGGCACCAACAAGCTGTCCACCACCTGCCAGCTGATCGTCGGCCGCCACACCCTCTCCGTGAACGCCTTCGTCGTGCGCCGCCCCGACGAGAACCACGAGGCCTTCTACCGCTGGCTGCTGGAGCGCAACCTGCGCCTCTACGGCGTCACCTATGCCATCGACCACCTCGGCGACGTCTACCTCAGCGGCCGCCTGCCGCTGGCCGCGGTCACCGCGGACGAGGTCGACCGGCTGCTCGGCTCGGTCCTGGAGAATTCCGACGGGGCCTTCAACGTCCTGCTGGAGCTGGGCTTCGCGTCCTCGATCCGCAGGGAGTACGCCTGGCGCATGTCGCGCGGCGAATCCACCCGGAATCTGGCCGCGTTCACCCATCTGACCGGCGAGGACGACTGA
- the mshA gene encoding D-inositol-3-phosphate glycosyltransferase: protein MTQYTSRFGGLRDAAGAAAAAYRPHRRRGGRPVRRVAMLSVHTSPLHQPGTGDAGGMNVYIVELAKRLAERDIEVEIFTRSTTGARQPCVELAPGVLVRHVDAGPYEGLAKEELPAQLCAFTHGLMRAWAGQRPGHYDLVHSHYWLSGHVGWLAAERWGVPLVHAMHTMAKVKNASLAENDAPEPLARVIGETQVVAAADRLIANTDEEAGELVRHYAAAPGKVAVVHPGVNLQRFRPGAGRADARARLGLPQDALIPLFAGRIQPLKAPDVLLRAVAVLLDDDPALRDRLVVPVVGGPSGTGLAKPEALHKLAARLGISDVVRFQPPVDQERLADWYRAATVLVTPSYSESFGLVAIEAQACGTPVVAAAVGGLPVAVCDGRTGFLVPGHDPRDYAQVLRRFVDHPGLGATLGDAAAVHARAFGWDASAADTADVYAAAQFEHRRHLRSAHG, encoded by the coding sequence GTGACCCAGTACACGTCGCGGTTCGGCGGGCTGCGCGACGCAGCCGGTGCGGCGGCCGCCGCGTATCGCCCGCACCGCCGGCGGGGCGGGCGGCCGGTGCGCAGGGTCGCCATGCTGAGCGTCCACACCTCGCCGCTGCACCAGCCAGGCACCGGCGACGCCGGCGGCATGAACGTGTACATCGTGGAGCTTGCCAAACGGCTGGCCGAGCGCGACATCGAGGTCGAGATATTCACCCGGTCCACCACCGGCGCCCGGCAGCCCTGCGTCGAGCTGGCGCCCGGCGTGCTCGTACGGCACGTGGACGCCGGGCCGTACGAGGGCCTGGCCAAGGAGGAGCTGCCGGCCCAGCTGTGCGCCTTCACCCACGGGCTGATGCGGGCCTGGGCCGGGCAGCGCCCCGGGCACTACGACCTGGTCCATTCCCACTACTGGCTGTCCGGCCACGTCGGCTGGCTGGCCGCCGAGCGCTGGGGCGTGCCCCTGGTGCACGCCATGCACACCATGGCCAAGGTCAAGAACGCCTCCCTCGCCGAGAACGACGCCCCCGAGCCGCTCGCCCGCGTCATCGGCGAGACCCAGGTGGTCGCCGCCGCCGACCGGCTGATCGCCAACACCGACGAGGAGGCCGGCGAGCTGGTACGCCACTACGCCGCCGCCCCCGGCAAGGTCGCCGTCGTCCACCCGGGCGTCAACCTCCAGCGCTTCCGCCCCGGCGCGGGCCGCGCCGACGCCCGCGCCCGGCTCGGCCTGCCGCAGGACGCGCTGATCCCGCTCTTCGCCGGCCGGATCCAGCCGCTCAAGGCCCCCGACGTGCTGCTGCGGGCCGTCGCCGTCCTGCTGGACGACGACCCGGCGCTGCGCGACCGGCTGGTCGTGCCGGTGGTGGGCGGCCCGAGCGGCACCGGCCTGGCCAAGCCGGAGGCGCTGCACAAGCTGGCGGCCAGGCTCGGCATCTCCGACGTCGTGAGGTTCCAGCCGCCGGTGGACCAGGAGCGGCTGGCCGACTGGTATCGGGCGGCCACCGTGCTGGTGACGCCGTCGTACAGCGAGTCCTTCGGCCTGGTAGCGATCGAGGCGCAGGCCTGCGGCACGCCGGTCGTGGCGGCGGCGGTCGGCGGGCTGCCGGTCGCGGTGTGCGACGGGCGCACCGGCTTCCTCGTCCCCGGGCACGACCCGCGCGACTACGCCCAGGTGCTGCGGCGCTTCGTGGACCACCCGGGGCTCGGCGCCACGCTGGGCGACGCGGCGGCCGTGCACGCGCGGGCCTTCGGCTGGGACGCGTCGGCGGCGGACACCGCCGACGTGTACGCGGCAGCGCAGTTCGAGCACCGCCGTCACCTACGATCGGCGCATGGCTGA
- a CDS encoding class I SAM-dependent methyltransferase encodes MGGERAVGVVTRGTTNPNRLRRMDRWIAAAHGRHLLRTDDPLAVDLGYGAAPWTAVELLARLRRVRADAEVVGVEIDQDRVTAALPYTRDGLRFVRGGFEVPLPGGRRPALIRAANVLRQYPEDEVPAVWRRLTARLAPDGLLVEGTCDEIGRRHVWVALGPEGPRTVTFATRLGSLHRPSDLAERLPKALIHRNVPGEGVHTFLTAFDRAWAAAAPLSALGARQRWIAAVRALGADGWPVVDGPARWRQGEVTVAWEALAPR; translated from the coding sequence ATGGGCGGTGAGCGGGCGGTCGGGGTCGTGACCAGGGGCACGACCAACCCGAACCGGCTGCGCCGGATGGACCGCTGGATCGCCGCCGCGCACGGCCGCCACCTGCTGCGGACCGACGACCCCCTCGCGGTCGACCTCGGCTACGGCGCCGCGCCCTGGACCGCGGTCGAGCTGCTCGCGCGGCTGCGCCGGGTCCGCGCCGACGCGGAGGTGGTCGGCGTCGAGATCGACCAGGACCGGGTGACCGCAGCCCTCCCCTATACCCGCGACGGGCTGCGCTTCGTACGCGGCGGCTTCGAGGTGCCGCTGCCGGGCGGGCGGCGGCCCGCACTGATCAGGGCGGCGAACGTGCTGCGGCAATACCCCGAGGACGAGGTCCCCGCGGTGTGGCGGCGGCTCACCGCCAGGCTCGCGCCCGACGGGCTGCTGGTCGAGGGGACCTGCGACGAGATCGGGCGGCGGCACGTATGGGTCGCACTCGGCCCGGAAGGCCCCCGTACGGTCACCTTCGCGACCCGGCTCGGCTCCCTGCACCGGCCCTCCGACCTGGCGGAACGGCTGCCGAAGGCGCTGATCCACCGCAATGTGCCGGGTGAAGGGGTGCACACCTTCCTCACCGCCTTCGACCGGGCGTGGGCCGCGGCGGCGCCGCTGTCGGCGCTGGGGGCGCGGCAGCGCTGGATCGCGGCGGTACGCGCGCTGGGGGCGGACGGCTGGCCGGTGGTGGACGGTCCCGCGCGGTGGCGGCAGGGGGAGGTCACGGTGGCGTGGGAGGCGCTGGCGCCGCGCTGA
- a CDS encoding SpoIIE family protein phosphatase, protein MSAAKRGTERPSATDPGAEGSAAPAAPETAGAPALSLPRQRQDTADGPPALTLLVVGDDPTGAFTAPWFQDGGGPRIRILRAGNLTAAGRLLTDDVHCILLDLPDVLEGVRHVLRVAPYTAVLVLTDGADDGSAAEAVRVGAQDHLARGEVDAAAVTRAVRYAVERKRADLALRKLTETRLLAQENRRLERGLLPTPLLEGAGLRFAAHYRPGRSRALLGGDFYDTVRTSDGVVHAMIGDVCGHGPDAAALGVELRIAWRALTFAGLGGDALLRTLQQVLVNERADDEIFATLCALDIAPDGHSAALYLAGHPAPLLARPGRVPQLLPHEDGGPALGLLPDTLAEWQRVPVALDGEWRLMLYTDGLIEGRIGVGTRRLEQDGMVRLVSRLLAAGLHGDALLDAAVTEVRELNGGELTDDVAVVLLERTDLQP, encoded by the coding sequence ATGTCCGCTGCCAAGCGCGGCACCGAACGGCCCTCGGCCACCGATCCCGGTGCGGAGGGTTCCGCTGCCCCCGCAGCGCCCGAGACCGCGGGCGCCCCGGCGCTGAGCCTCCCGCGCCAGCGCCAGGACACCGCCGACGGACCGCCCGCCCTCACCCTGCTGGTCGTCGGCGACGACCCGACGGGCGCCTTCACCGCCCCCTGGTTCCAGGACGGCGGCGGCCCCCGTATCCGCATCCTGCGGGCCGGCAATCTCACCGCCGCCGGGCGGCTGCTCACCGACGACGTGCACTGCATCCTGTTGGACCTGCCCGACGTCCTCGAAGGCGTACGGCATGTGCTGCGGGTCGCCCCCTACACCGCGGTGCTGGTGCTGACCGACGGCGCCGACGACGGCAGCGCGGCCGAGGCCGTACGCGTCGGCGCCCAGGACCACCTGGCCCGCGGCGAGGTCGACGCCGCCGCCGTCACCCGGGCGGTGCGCTACGCCGTCGAGCGCAAGCGCGCCGACCTCGCGCTGCGCAAACTCACCGAGACCCGCCTGCTCGCCCAGGAGAACCGCCGGCTCGAACGCGGCCTGCTCCCCACCCCGCTGCTGGAAGGCGCGGGCCTGCGGTTCGCCGCCCACTACCGCCCCGGCCGCAGCCGCGCCCTGCTCGGCGGCGACTTCTACGACACCGTCCGCACCTCCGACGGCGTCGTGCACGCCATGATCGGCGACGTCTGCGGCCACGGCCCGGACGCGGCCGCCCTCGGCGTGGAGCTGCGGATCGCCTGGCGGGCGCTGACCTTCGCCGGGCTCGGCGGCGACGCGCTGCTGCGTACGCTCCAGCAGGTGCTGGTGAACGAGCGGGCCGACGACGAGATCTTCGCGACGCTCTGCGCGCTGGACATCGCGCCCGACGGCCACAGCGCCGCCCTCTACCTGGCCGGCCACCCCGCACCCCTGCTGGCGCGGCCCGGCCGGGTGCCGCAGCTGCTGCCGCACGAGGACGGCGGCCCGGCGCTCGGCCTGCTGCCCGACACGCTCGCCGAATGGCAGCGGGTGCCGGTCGCGCTCGACGGCGAGTGGCGGCTGATGCTCTACACGGACGGCCTGATCGAGGGCCGGATCGGCGTGGGCACGCGGCGCCTCGAACAGGACGGCATGGTCCGGCTGGTCTCCCGGCTGCTGGCCGCGGGCCTGCACGGCGACGCGCTGCTGGACGCCGCCGTCACCGAGGTGCGCGAGCTGAACGGCGGCGAGCTGACCGACGACGTGGCCGTCGTGCTGCTGGAGCGGACCGACCTCCAGCCGTAG
- a CDS encoding DUF2516 family protein gives MLVTQFFGVVALISWALFLFAVFAFVDAAVHREDAYRAASKNKKSFWLIILGISAVIMKLFPILSFLPLIGLVAVIVYMVDVRPAVREVSGGRGGGAARRLRGRGRSGSSSDGPYGPYNGRR, from the coding sequence GTGCTGGTCACACAGTTCTTCGGAGTGGTCGCCCTGATCTCCTGGGCGCTCTTCCTCTTCGCGGTCTTCGCGTTCGTCGACGCGGCGGTGCACCGCGAGGACGCGTATCGCGCGGCGAGCAAGAACAAGAAGAGCTTCTGGCTGATCATCCTCGGCATCTCCGCCGTGATCATGAAGCTGTTCCCGATCCTGTCGTTCCTGCCGCTGATCGGCCTGGTCGCCGTGATCGTCTACATGGTGGACGTACGGCCCGCGGTCCGCGAGGTCAGCGGCGGCCGCGGCGGCGGCGCGGCGCGCAGGCTGCGCGGGCGCGGCCGCAGCGGCAGCAGCAGCGACGGGCCCTACGGCCCGTACAACGGCCGCCGGTAA
- a CDS encoding helix-turn-helix domain-containing protein, whose protein sequence is MASLKVGNVGEYLREQRRSAQLSLRQLAEAAGVSNPYLSQIERGLRKPSAEILQQLAKALRISAETLYVQAGMLDARERDELEVPAAILTDPSINERQKQVLIQIYESFRKENAAAGESRAAEDVAEEEATEAGVPEASAALREETGK, encoded by the coding sequence ATGGCGTCACTGAAAGTCGGCAACGTCGGCGAATATCTGCGCGAGCAGCGGCGGAGCGCGCAGCTGAGTCTGCGGCAACTGGCGGAGGCGGCCGGTGTGTCGAATCCGTATCTGAGCCAGATCGAGCGCGGGCTGCGGAAGCCTAGTGCCGAGATTCTGCAGCAGCTCGCGAAGGCGCTGCGGATCTCCGCGGAGACGTTGTACGTGCAGGCGGGGATGCTCGACGCGCGCGAGCGGGACGAGCTGGAGGTGCCGGCGGCGATTTTGACGGACCCGTCGATCAACGAGCGGCAGAAGCAGGTGCTGATCCAGATCTACGAGTCGTTCCGCAAGGAGAACGCCGCCGCGGGGGAGTCGCGGGCGGCTGAGGACGTGGCAGAGGAAGAAGCAACGGAGGCGGGCGTCCCGGAGGCGTCCGCCGCCCTACGGGAGGAAACCGGAAAATGA
- a CDS encoding tetratricopeptide repeat protein, producing the protein MTAAPRTEAAPGADWERRNVALWAAVDDFTEEDFRAAIDAQADELPEGDGTALFERAAAWDSTGHSDRAVPLYRAALDAGLPGERRRRAVVQMASSLRNLGRPEESVALLTAERDRGHDHLDDAVVAVLALALTDLGRAREAVSLAVGALAPHLPRYQRSMANYARLIGESDRKP; encoded by the coding sequence ATGACCGCAGCACCGAGGACCGAGGCCGCCCCCGGGGCGGACTGGGAGCGCCGCAACGTCGCTCTGTGGGCGGCCGTCGACGACTTCACCGAGGAGGATTTCCGCGCGGCGATCGACGCCCAGGCGGACGAGTTGCCGGAGGGCGACGGCACCGCCCTTTTCGAGCGGGCCGCCGCCTGGGACTCCACCGGCCATTCCGACCGCGCGGTCCCGCTCTACCGCGCGGCTCTCGACGCGGGCCTGCCCGGCGAGCGCCGGCGCCGCGCGGTCGTCCAGATGGCCAGTTCGCTGCGCAACCTCGGCCGACCCGAGGAGAGCGTGGCCCTGCTGACCGCCGAACGGGACCGGGGCCACGACCACTTGGACGACGCCGTGGTCGCCGTGCTGGCCCTCGCCCTCACCGACCTCGGCCGCGCCCGGGAGGCCGTGTCGCTCGCGGTGGGGGCGCTGGCCCCGCATCTGCCGCGCTACCAGCGGTCGATGGCCAACTACGCCCGCCTGATCGGCGAGTCGGACCGGAAGCCGTAG
- a CDS encoding winged helix-turn-helix domain-containing protein, with amino-acid sequence MTTLRFGPADLLRCRFAYSPAFETLAAVRVATGPQPPGHHRRWLADVGEALRGLDLRPLTLLQPRRGYTPDFLSPPPDRPVDAFPDDLARIAATPPAQARTEIARALAETPGAARTATGRMLLDGDPADAVRLLADLVAAAWEALVEPYWARTRALLEADIAFQARRSADGGLDRLFAELHPSVRWHDGVLTREHGGADHRDLSGEGLVLMPSAFKWDQVVIVLDPPWQPTLIYPARGIGNLWQAGAGGDAGTPALARLIGRTRARLLTGLTEPAATGWLAHRYGLAPATVSQHLGVLRDTGLVAASRHGYEVRYRRTELGDVLALTGG; translated from the coding sequence GTGACCACCCTCCGCTTCGGGCCCGCCGACCTGCTGCGATGCCGCTTCGCCTACTCCCCGGCCTTCGAGACGCTCGCCGCCGTACGCGTCGCGACCGGCCCGCAGCCGCCCGGCCACCACCGGCGCTGGCTCGCCGACGTGGGCGAGGCCCTACGCGGGCTCGACCTGCGGCCGCTCACCCTGCTCCAGCCCCGCCGCGGCTACACCCCCGACTTCCTGTCACCACCGCCCGACCGGCCGGTCGACGCCTTCCCCGACGACCTCGCACGCATCGCCGCGACCCCGCCCGCGCAGGCGCGCACCGAGATCGCCCGCGCCCTCGCGGAGACCCCGGGCGCCGCCCGCACCGCCACCGGCAGGATGCTGCTCGACGGCGATCCCGCGGACGCCGTACGGCTGCTCGCCGACCTGGTCGCCGCCGCGTGGGAAGCGCTGGTCGAGCCGTACTGGGCGCGGACCAGGGCGCTGCTCGAAGCGGACATCGCCTTCCAGGCGCGGCGGTCGGCCGACGGCGGCCTCGACCGGCTCTTCGCCGAACTGCACCCGTCGGTGCGCTGGCACGACGGGGTCCTCACCCGGGAGCACGGAGGCGCGGACCACCGCGACCTGTCCGGGGAGGGGCTGGTGCTCATGCCGAGCGCCTTCAAGTGGGACCAGGTGGTGATCGTGCTCGACCCGCCCTGGCAGCCGACGCTGATCTATCCCGCGCGGGGCATCGGCAATCTGTGGCAGGCGGGCGCGGGCGGTGACGCCGGGACGCCGGCGCTGGCCCGGCTCATCGGGCGCACCCGGGCCCGGCTGCTGACCGGGCTCACCGAACCCGCTGCCACCGGGTGGCTCGCCCACCGGTACGGGCTCGCGCCGGCGACGGTGTCGCAGCATCTGGGGGTGCTGCGGGACACGGGGCTCGTCGCGGCGAGCCGGCACGGCTACGAAGTGCGCTACCGGCGCACGGAGTTGGGGGATGTTCTGGCCCTCACCGGGGGGTGA
- a CDS encoding aminoglycoside phosphotransferase family protein: protein MTMDGSEGEDGRAGIDAGLVRRLIAAQFPQWRDLPVRPVPVDGWDNRTYRLGDDMTVRLPTAAGYVPAVEKENTWLPRLAPHLPVPVPPVLGLGRPGEGYPHPWSIRGWLDGQTALTPDRIADLSAFAVDVGRFVLALQAVDPTGGPGAGAHSFHRGTPPGYYDAETRAALAALGDVVDTGRAAAVWEAALAADFPGPPVWFHGDLAGGNLLVVDGRLSAVLDFGTSGTGDPACDLVIAWTLFSADSRTAFRDTVAQPPSTWTRARGWALWKALISLAQFRTVKPRLAAQHAHVITEVLTDAYS, encoded by the coding sequence ATGACCATGGACGGTTCGGAAGGCGAGGACGGCCGTGCGGGCATCGACGCGGGGCTGGTACGGCGGCTGATCGCGGCGCAGTTCCCGCAGTGGCGCGACCTGCCGGTGAGGCCGGTCCCGGTCGACGGGTGGGACAACCGCACGTACCGGCTGGGCGACGACATGACCGTACGGCTGCCCACCGCGGCCGGCTACGTGCCCGCGGTCGAGAAGGAGAACACCTGGCTGCCGCGGCTCGCCCCGCACCTCCCGGTCCCCGTGCCGCCGGTGCTGGGCCTGGGCAGGCCGGGCGAGGGCTACCCCCACCCCTGGTCGATACGCGGCTGGCTCGACGGGCAGACCGCGCTGACGCCCGACCGCATCGCCGACCTCAGCGCTTTCGCGGTCGACGTCGGCCGCTTCGTCCTGGCCCTCCAGGCCGTCGACCCCACGGGCGGCCCCGGAGCCGGCGCCCACAGCTTCCACCGCGGCACGCCCCCCGGCTACTACGACGCCGAGACCCGCGCCGCCCTGGCCGCACTCGGCGACGTGGTCGACACGGGTCGCGCCGCGGCGGTCTGGGAGGCGGCCCTCGCCGCCGACTTCCCCGGCCCCCCGGTCTGGTTCCACGGCGACCTGGCCGGCGGCAACCTCCTGGTCGTCGACGGCCGCCTGTCCGCGGTCCTCGACTTCGGCACCTCCGGCACCGGCGACCCCGCCTGCGACCTCGTCATCGCCTGGACCCTCTTCTCCGCCGACAGCCGCACCGCTTTCCGCGACACGGTCGCCCAGCCCCCGTCCACATGGACGAGAGCCCGCGGCTGGGCCCTCTGGAAGGCCTTGATCAGCCTCGCCCAATTCCGCACCGTGAAGCCACGGTTGGCAGCCCAGCATGCCCATGTGATCACCGAAGTCCTGACAGACGCGTACTCCTAG
- a CDS encoding sigma-70 family RNA polymerase sigma factor, with translation MDDEAALAGRFEEQRPRLRSVAYRMLGSAAEADDAVQEAWLRLSRTGADEIDSLPAWLTTVVARLCLNMLRTRGTRREYPLDSALPEPVEEAGADPEQEAVLTESVGLAMLVVLDTLAPAERVAFVLHDMFAVPFDEIGRMTERTPAAARQLASRARRRVRGAAPVPDDDERDRQRGLVEAFLAASRRGDIDALVAVLDPDVVLHADRAAGPTPRPVDVRGRLRVAHGSSAAAARVAFTEPALVNGSVGLVMAPAGRLRLVLVFSFSGGVISGIDVVADPERLRGVRIEVL, from the coding sequence ATGGACGACGAAGCGGCGCTGGCCGGGCGTTTCGAGGAGCAGCGGCCCCGTCTGCGGTCGGTGGCGTACCGGATGCTCGGCTCGGCCGCGGAGGCCGACGACGCGGTGCAGGAGGCCTGGCTGCGGCTGAGCCGCACCGGCGCCGACGAGATCGACAGCCTGCCCGCGTGGCTGACGACCGTGGTGGCCCGGCTGTGCCTGAACATGCTCAGGACCCGCGGCACCCGCCGCGAGTACCCGCTCGACAGCGCGCTGCCCGAGCCCGTCGAGGAGGCCGGCGCCGACCCCGAACAGGAGGCGGTGCTCACCGAGTCGGTGGGCCTGGCGATGCTGGTGGTGCTCGACACCCTCGCTCCCGCCGAGCGGGTCGCCTTCGTGCTGCACGACATGTTCGCGGTGCCCTTCGACGAGATCGGCCGGATGACCGAGCGCACCCCGGCGGCGGCCCGCCAGCTCGCCAGCCGCGCCCGGCGCCGGGTCAGGGGCGCGGCCCCGGTCCCGGACGACGACGAGCGCGACAGGCAGCGCGGCCTGGTCGAGGCCTTCCTCGCCGCCTCCCGCCGCGGTGACATCGACGCGCTGGTCGCGGTCCTCGACCCGGACGTCGTCCTGCACGCCGACCGCGCCGCCGGCCCCACCCCGCGACCCGTCGACGTCCGCGGCCGCCTGCGGGTGGCCCACGGCTCGTCGGCCGCCGCGGCCCGCGTCGCCTTCACGGAACCCGCCCTGGTCAACGGTTCGGTGGGCCTGGTCATGGCACCGGCAGGGCGGCTCCGCCTGGTGCTGGTGTTCAGCTTCTCCGGCGGTGTGATCAGCGGCATCGACGTCGTCGCCGACCCCGAGCGGCTGCGCGGCGTACGGATCGAGGTGCTGTAG
- a CDS encoding NAD(P)H-binding protein, producing the protein MITSTVLVTGGTGTLGRHVVPMLRDAGRTVRVLSRHSRPPADDGVEHATGDLLADTGVEPAVAGVRTVLHLAGSNKGDDIATRHLVRAAAGAGVRHLVLISVIGADTVPLGFLRTKLAAERIVADSGIPWTVLRAAQFHDLTLTMAKGMARLPVVPVPSGMRLQPVDARDVAARLTELALGEPAGRVPDLAGPAVYPMGDLVRGYLAARAKRRPLLPVPLPGKAGRAYRAGANLTLEGADTGARTWEDFLAERVA; encoded by the coding sequence ATGATCACCTCGACCGTCCTGGTCACCGGCGGCACCGGCACCCTGGGCCGCCACGTCGTACCGATGCTGCGCGACGCCGGCCGTACCGTACGGGTGCTCAGCAGGCACAGCCGCCCGCCGGCGGACGACGGCGTCGAACACGCCACCGGCGACCTGCTCGCGGACACCGGCGTCGAGCCCGCGGTCGCCGGAGTGCGCACGGTCCTGCACCTGGCGGGCAGCAACAAGGGCGACGACATCGCGACCCGCCACCTGGTGCGGGCCGCCGCCGGCGCCGGGGTGCGGCACCTGGTCCTCATATCGGTCATCGGCGCCGACACCGTGCCGCTCGGCTTCCTGCGCACCAAGCTCGCCGCCGAGCGGATCGTCGCCGACTCGGGAATACCGTGGACGGTGCTGCGGGCCGCCCAATTCCACGACCTCACCCTCACGATGGCCAAGGGCATGGCGAGACTCCCGGTCGTGCCCGTCCCCTCGGGCATGCGCCTCCAGCCGGTCGACGCCCGCGACGTCGCCGCCCGGCTCACCGAACTGGCCCTCGGCGAACCCGCCGGCCGCGTCCCCGACCTGGCGGGCCCCGCCGTCTACCCGATGGGCGACCTGGTGCGCGGCTACCTCGCCGCCCGGGCCAAGCGCCGCCCGCTGCTCCCCGTCCCCCTCCCCGGCAAGGCCGGCCGCGCCTACCGCGCCGGCGCCAACCTCACCCTGGAGGGCGCCGACACCGGCGCCAGGACCTGGGAGGACTTCCTGGCGGAACGCGTGGCCTGA
- a CDS encoding MFS transporter — translation MAGRRALGRPFGWLWAAYAVSAYGTGFGFGAFPIIAVLVLHSGPAQVAALAAAGRAVGALVAVPLGPWVEFRRKRPVMVATDLTRCAALATVPAAFALGLLTFAQLLAVSIVVAACDIAFKAASGAHLKALVPPADLLVANGRFESTTWTATVVGPPLGGAAIGLLGPVTTIAADAVSYLLSALGIRAIGGTEPRPAKPAATRLRAADLLDGWRYILAHPVLRPLFFNVVAVNGLIMAAEPLLAVLLLGHLGFAPWQYGLAFAAPCVGGLLGSRLARRLVARHGPAAVLRTSGILRAVWPLGLAFAMPGVPGILLIVTLQFGLVTCIGVFNPVLATYRLTQTEPSRVARTLSAWSVSTSAGIAGATALWGVLGAVTTPRVAIALAGALLLATPLLLPRPAAPTRPEGASPRVPAPGGV, via the coding sequence ATGGCGGGCAGGCGGGCACTGGGGCGGCCGTTCGGATGGCTGTGGGCGGCCTACGCGGTCAGCGCGTACGGCACGGGCTTCGGCTTCGGCGCCTTCCCGATCATCGCGGTCCTGGTGCTGCACTCCGGGCCCGCCCAGGTCGCGGCACTGGCCGCGGCGGGACGGGCGGTGGGGGCGCTCGTCGCCGTACCGCTCGGCCCCTGGGTGGAATTCCGCCGCAAACGCCCGGTCATGGTGGCGACGGACCTCACCCGCTGCGCCGCACTGGCCACCGTCCCCGCCGCCTTCGCCCTCGGGCTCCTCACCTTCGCCCAACTCCTCGCCGTCTCCATCGTCGTCGCCGCCTGCGACATCGCCTTCAAAGCGGCCAGCGGCGCCCACCTCAAGGCGCTCGTGCCGCCGGCGGACCTGCTCGTCGCGAACGGCAGGTTCGAATCCACGACCTGGACCGCGACCGTCGTCGGCCCACCGCTGGGCGGCGCCGCGATCGGCCTGCTCGGCCCCGTCACCACGATCGCCGCCGACGCCGTCAGCTACCTGCTCTCCGCGCTGGGCATCCGCGCCATCGGCGGCACCGAGCCGCGCCCCGCCAAGCCCGCGGCCACCCGGCTGCGGGCAGCCGACCTCCTCGACGGATGGCGCTACATCCTCGCCCACCCCGTGCTGCGGCCCCTCTTCTTCAACGTCGTCGCCGTCAACGGCCTGATCATGGCCGCCGAGCCGCTGCTCGCCGTCCTCCTCCTCGGCCACCTCGGCTTCGCCCCCTGGCAGTACGGCCTCGCCTTCGCGGCCCCCTGCGTCGGCGGCCTCCTCGGCTCCCGCCTCGCCCGCCGCCTCGTCGCCCGCCACGGCCCCGCCGCGGTCCTGCGCACCTCCGGGATCCTCCGCGCCGTCTGGCCCCTCGGCCTCGCCTTCGCCATGCCGGGCGTGCCCGGCATCCTGCTGATCGTCACCCTCCAGTTCGGCCTCGTGACCTGCATCGGCGTCTTCAACCCGGTCCTCGCGACGTACCGGCTCACCCAAACGGAGCCCTCGCGGGTGGCTCGCACGCTTTCCGCGTGGTCGGTCAGCACCAGTGCGGGGATCGCCGGCGCGACGGCTCTGTGGGGGGTGCTCGGGGCGGTGACGACCCCGCGCGTCGCCATCGCCCTGGCCGGCGCCCTCCTCCTGGCGACCCCCCTCCTCCTCCCACGCCCTGCCGCCCCCACCCGCCCCGAGGGCGCGAGCCCCCGAGTCCCCGCCCCGGGCGGCGTGTAA